Proteins from one Triticum aestivum cultivar Chinese Spring chromosome 7A, IWGSC CS RefSeq v2.1, whole genome shotgun sequence genomic window:
- the LOC123152216 gene encoding protein GLUTAMINE DUMPER 6: MRPIREGEALVGVAGAPAAAGHGAHPAFWRTPTPYIFIGFTLMMGIIAVALLVLVCTRRKPSGSSRRGSAGEEASARGMVPLDREPSVVVTMPGDDLPSFLASARPFAFPDAVEPPRQPDAA, encoded by the coding sequence ATGAGGCCGATCAGAGAAGGCGAGGCGCTGGTGGGGGTCgccggggctccggcggcggccggCCACGGCGCGCACCCGGCGTTCTGGAGGACGCCGACGCCGTACATCTTCATCGGCTTCACGCTCATGATGGGGATCATCGCCGTGGCGCTGCTCGTGCTCGTCTGCACGCGCCGCAAGCCGTCCGGGTCGTCGCGCCGGGGGAGCGCCGGCGAGGAGGCGTCGGCCCGCGGGATGGTGCCGCTCGACAGGGAGCCCAGTGTCGTCGTCACCATGCCCGGCGACGACTTGCCGTCCTTCCTCGCCAGCGCCAGGCCGTTCGCGTTCCCTGACGCCGTCGAGCCGCCACGCCAGCCGGACGCGGCCTAA